One Streptomyces sp. NBC_01237 genomic region harbors:
- the mctP gene encoding monocarboxylate uptake permease MctP gives MKDGVNGVALGVFIFFFLAVTVIGFMAARWRRAENEASLDEWGLGGRSFGTWVTWFLLGGDLYTAYTFVAVPAAIYAAGAAGFFAVPYTILVYPLIFTFLPRLWSVSHKHGYVTTSDFVRGRFGSKGLSLAVAVTGILATMPYIALQLVGIQAVLDVMGVGGGETTHWFIKDLPLLIAFAVLAAYTYSSGLRAPALIAFVKDGLIYLVIAVAIIYIPIKLGGFDDIFAKAGEAFAQKNPATGQPRGALVPGDMGQWGYATLALGSALALFMYPHSITATLSSRSREVIRRNTTILPLYSLMLGLLALLGFMAIAAGVKVDNGQLAIPQLFENMFPDWFAGVAFAAIGIGALVPAAIMSIAAANLFTRNIYKDFLKPDATPAQETKVSKLVSLLVKVGALAFVLTMDKTVAINFQLLGGIWILQTMPALVGGLFTRWFHRWALIAGWAVGMVYGTVAAYGVASPTQKHFGGSSKEIPGIGEIGYIGLTAFVLNVVVVIVLTLVLNALKAPAGIDETSPADYTADVGDAGVQAKLPPATVGAPGGH, from the coding sequence ATGAAGGACGGCGTGAACGGCGTCGCGCTCGGCGTCTTCATCTTCTTCTTCCTGGCCGTCACGGTCATCGGTTTCATGGCCGCCCGCTGGCGCAGGGCCGAGAACGAGGCGAGCCTGGACGAATGGGGCCTGGGCGGCCGGTCCTTCGGCACCTGGGTCACCTGGTTCCTGCTGGGCGGCGACCTCTACACGGCCTACACCTTCGTCGCCGTCCCGGCGGCGATCTACGCGGCGGGCGCGGCGGGCTTCTTCGCGGTTCCGTACACGATCCTCGTCTACCCGCTGATCTTCACCTTCCTGCCGCGCCTGTGGTCGGTGTCGCACAAGCACGGCTACGTCACCACCTCGGACTTCGTCCGCGGCCGTTTCGGCTCGAAGGGGCTCTCGCTGGCGGTCGCCGTCACCGGCATCCTCGCCACGATGCCGTACATCGCGCTCCAGCTCGTCGGCATCCAGGCGGTACTGGACGTCATGGGCGTGGGCGGCGGGGAGACCACGCACTGGTTCATCAAGGACCTGCCGCTGCTCATCGCCTTCGCGGTGCTCGCCGCGTACACCTACTCGTCCGGGCTGCGCGCGCCCGCACTGATCGCGTTCGTCAAGGACGGCCTGATCTACCTGGTCATCGCGGTGGCGATCATCTACATCCCGATCAAGCTGGGCGGGTTCGACGACATCTTCGCCAAGGCGGGCGAGGCGTTCGCGCAGAAGAACCCGGCGACCGGCCAGCCGCGCGGCGCCCTGGTCCCCGGCGACATGGGCCAATGGGGATACGCCACCCTGGCCCTGGGCTCGGCGCTGGCGCTCTTCATGTACCCGCACTCGATCACGGCGACGCTCTCCAGCCGCAGCCGTGAGGTGATCCGGCGCAACACCACCATCCTGCCGCTGTACTCGCTGATGCTGGGCCTGCTGGCGCTGCTCGGCTTCATGGCCATCGCCGCCGGGGTCAAGGTGGACAACGGTCAGCTGGCCATCCCGCAGCTGTTCGAGAACATGTTCCCGGACTGGTTCGCGGGCGTGGCCTTCGCCGCCATCGGCATCGGCGCGCTGGTGCCCGCGGCGATCATGTCCATCGCCGCGGCCAACCTCTTCACCCGCAACATCTACAAGGACTTCCTGAAGCCCGACGCGACACCCGCGCAGGAGACGAAGGTCTCCAAGCTGGTCTCGCTGCTGGTCAAGGTCGGGGCGCTGGCCTTCGTCCTGACCATGGACAAGACGGTCGCCATCAATTTCCAGCTGCTGGGCGGCATCTGGATCCTCCAGACGATGCCGGCCCTGGTCGGCGGTCTGTTCACCCGGTGGTTCCACCGCTGGGCGCTGATCGCGGGCTGGGCGGTCGGCATGGTGTACGGGACGGTCGCCGCGTACGGCGTGGCCAGTCCCACGCAGAAGCACTTCGGCGGGTCCTCGAAGGAGATCCCGGGCATCGGTGAGATCGGCTACATCGGGCTGACGGCGTTCGTGCTGAACGTCGTCGTCGTGATCGTCCTGACCCTCGTCCTGAACGCGCTGAAGGCCCCGGCGGGGATCGACGAGACCTCCCCCGCCGACTACACGGCGGACGTCGGCGACGCGGGCGTCCAGGCGAAGCTGCCGCCCGCGACGGTGGGTGCGCCGGGCGGTCACTGA
- a CDS encoding DUF3311 domain-containing protein: MPEDTEAKPPTVTPMRGVIALCLVAPFVAMLWVGSYAKVEPTFIGIPFFYWYQMLWVLISTALTMVAYKLWQRDQRARKGGASA, encoded by the coding sequence ATGCCAGAAGACACCGAGGCGAAACCACCCACGGTCACCCCCATGAGAGGGGTGATCGCGCTCTGCCTCGTCGCGCCGTTCGTGGCGATGCTCTGGGTGGGTTCGTACGCGAAGGTCGAGCCGACGTTCATCGGCATCCCGTTCTTCTACTGGTACCAAATGCTCTGGGTGCTCATCTCGACCGCGCTGACGATGGTCGCGTACAAGCTGTGGCAGCGTGACCAGCGCGCCCGCAAGGGGGGTGCTTCCGCATGA
- a CDS encoding helix-turn-helix transcriptional regulator, whose translation MFQVLGMDARTEFVYRLVLERPELTLDEIVLRLGWPETEVRDALDRLAELCLLDRDGVQGPDEEPPVFRALDPAASLPFLLSRREAELARQQRSLELVRDAVSALAAHQDRPAARGYDVIKRLEGLDEVRERLTELAELARTECLSLLPGGAQAPDTLAASKPLDRQALERGVRVRSIYQDSFRNDPGTLRYVNWLGELGAESRTLPALPLIMVVVDREVALVPLDPDDPRAGALELRSRGAVAVAHLLFEEYWAAATPLGRIPPRGPHGLTPQEDELLSLLAKGHTDATAARRLGVSLRTVRRMNAELTARLEARSRFQAGAEAVRRGWV comes from the coding sequence ATGTTTCAGGTACTGGGGATGGACGCGCGGACGGAATTCGTCTACCGCCTCGTCCTGGAGAGACCGGAACTGACACTCGATGAGATCGTCCTGCGCCTGGGCTGGCCGGAGACCGAAGTGCGCGACGCCCTCGACCGTCTCGCCGAGCTCTGCCTGCTGGACCGGGACGGCGTGCAGGGCCCGGACGAGGAACCGCCCGTCTTCCGCGCCCTCGACCCGGCGGCCAGCCTGCCGTTCCTGCTCTCCCGCCGGGAGGCCGAACTCGCCCGCCAGCAGCGGAGCCTGGAGCTGGTGCGCGATGCCGTGTCCGCCCTCGCCGCGCACCAGGACCGGCCCGCCGCCCGCGGCTACGACGTCATCAAGCGGCTGGAGGGGCTGGACGAGGTGCGTGAACGCCTCACGGAGCTGGCCGAGCTGGCGCGGACCGAATGCCTGTCGCTGCTGCCCGGCGGCGCCCAGGCCCCGGACACCCTGGCGGCCAGCAAACCGCTCGACCGGCAGGCGCTGGAGCGCGGGGTCCGGGTGCGCAGCATCTACCAGGACAGCTTCCGCAACGACCCGGGCACGCTGCGCTATGTGAACTGGCTCGGTGAACTCGGCGCCGAGAGCCGTACCCTTCCGGCGCTGCCCCTCATCATGGTCGTGGTCGACCGCGAGGTGGCCCTCGTCCCCCTGGATCCGGACGACCCCCGCGCGGGCGCGCTCGAACTGCGCAGCCGCGGTGCCGTCGCCGTGGCCCATCTGCTGTTCGAGGAGTACTGGGCCGCCGCCACCCCGCTCGGCCGGATCCCTCCGCGCGGCCCCCACGGCCTCACCCCGCAGGAGGACGAACTGCTGTCCCTGCTGGCGAAGGGGCACACCGACGCCACCGCGGCCCGGCGCCTGGGCGTCTCCCTGCGCACCGTACGCCGGATGAACGCGGAACTGACGGCCCGGCTGGAGGCGCGCAGCCGCTTCCAGGCCGGCGCGGAGGCCGTACGCCGAGGCTGGGTCTGA
- a CDS encoding glycosyltransferase family 2 protein, with amino-acid sequence MSRDQPTVSVIIPNYNYEKTLRACLESVYAQTLSPLDVVVVDDASTDNSRDIAREFPCVLVASPHNGGVSAARNLGVAASRGEILFFLDSDIALAPDAIENAVTLLTGDPETGCVHGILDAEPLFDDGPVETYHVLHAHFWRRRSVGVVGTAFFALAAIERRVFELTGPFDENLRDSEDVEYSDRLAATHRIRLTETVVGRHDDVDRLLPLLAEQYRRSQLLIPVAAVERRRGGGLRANRTSGVLAAGLVPATLPLALFTPWLLLVPLVCAVGFAVADPGLSRFVARRKGPAFLLWFTAVHFTVHLALVLGAVHGGVRWLVDPRFGPSVRRRRRERSEAAVAP; translated from the coding sequence ATGTCACGGGACCAGCCCACCGTGTCCGTGATCATCCCCAACTACAACTACGAGAAGACCCTGCGCGCCTGCCTGGAATCGGTCTACGCCCAGACCCTGAGCCCGCTCGACGTGGTGGTCGTGGACGACGCCAGCACCGACAACTCACGGGACATCGCCCGGGAGTTCCCCTGCGTCCTGGTGGCCAGCCCGCACAACGGCGGGGTCTCCGCGGCCAGGAACCTGGGTGTCGCCGCGAGCCGCGGGGAGATCCTCTTCTTCCTCGACTCCGACATCGCGCTCGCCCCCGACGCGATCGAGAACGCCGTCACGCTGCTGACCGGCGACCCCGAAACCGGCTGTGTGCACGGCATCCTGGACGCCGAACCGCTCTTCGACGACGGCCCGGTGGAGACCTACCACGTCCTGCACGCGCACTTCTGGCGCCGGCGCAGCGTCGGCGTCGTGGGCACCGCGTTCTTCGCGCTGGCCGCGATCGAGCGCCGGGTCTTCGAACTGACCGGCCCCTTCGACGAGAATCTGCGCGACTCCGAGGACGTGGAGTACAGCGACCGGCTCGCCGCCACCCACCGCATCCGGCTCACGGAGACCGTCGTCGGCCGCCACGACGACGTGGACCGGCTGCTGCCGCTGCTCGCCGAGCAGTACCGCCGCTCCCAACTGCTCATCCCGGTGGCTGCGGTGGAGCGCCGGCGCGGCGGCGGGCTGCGGGCCAACCGCACCTCGGGAGTGCTGGCCGCCGGGCTCGTACCGGCCACGCTCCCGCTGGCGCTGTTCACTCCCTGGCTGCTGCTGGTGCCCCTCGTCTGTGCCGTCGGCTTCGCCGTCGCCGATCCCGGGCTCTCCCGCTTCGTGGCCCGGCGCAAGGGACCGGCGTTCCTCCTCTGGTTCACCGCCGTCCACTTCACCGTGCATCTGGCGCTGGTGCTCGGCGCCGTGCACGGCGGTGTCCGCTGGCTGGTGGACCCCCGCTTCGGGCCCTCCGTACGGCGACGGCGGCGTGAGCGCTCCGAGGCGGCGGTCGCCCCGTGA
- a CDS encoding lysylphosphatidylglycerol synthase domain-containing protein, translated as MTASRRTRLLRLTGAVALIAAASFAVGGSLRGAGAEVAEASGRPGGVVLLLAALLANAAGLVLSMLSWKVLVVDGGPAVRTTDAARIFFIGVISKFVPGRIWGVLAHIQLGKGIGIAPDRMIAAFGLGLVVGMTTGATAGLLVAPAALGVRAWIFAPLVLLAAAAIARPGWVNRSVALVMRIARRPAGAAEGSPRAIRRSIGWAFASWAVSGLHLWALAVLFGAPVLSSLAVCVGGFALATVAGSLAFVLPDGWGARELVLLAPLAAVMSPAAATATVIASRLVCVLSEVAATGAALLLARLAGPAPTVPAPTPETSTGPAAITVAPAAPAAPAAPAAPTTPAAPAPTPEASAAPAPAPAPTAIPRPALQKGAP; from the coding sequence GTGACCGCCTCCCGGCGCACCCGCCTCCTGCGCCTCACCGGTGCCGTCGCCCTCATCGCCGCCGCCTCCTTCGCCGTCGGCGGCTCGCTGCGCGGGGCGGGTGCGGAGGTGGCGGAGGCGTCCGGCAGGCCCGGCGGTGTGGTCCTGCTCCTGGCCGCGCTGCTGGCCAACGCGGCGGGCCTGGTGCTGTCGATGCTGTCGTGGAAGGTGCTCGTCGTGGACGGCGGCCCGGCCGTACGGACGACGGACGCCGCCCGGATCTTCTTCATCGGCGTCATCAGCAAATTCGTACCGGGACGGATCTGGGGCGTCCTCGCCCACATCCAGCTCGGCAAGGGCATCGGGATCGCGCCGGACCGGATGATCGCCGCCTTCGGGCTCGGCCTCGTGGTCGGGATGACCACCGGCGCCACGGCCGGACTGCTCGTGGCCCCGGCCGCGCTCGGCGTCCGGGCATGGATCTTCGCCCCCCTCGTCCTGCTGGCGGCGGCGGCCATCGCCCGGCCGGGCTGGGTCAACCGGTCGGTGGCCCTGGTCATGCGGATCGCCCGGCGCCCGGCCGGTGCCGCCGAGGGCTCGCCCCGGGCGATCCGCCGCTCCATCGGCTGGGCCTTCGCCTCCTGGGCGGTCTCCGGCCTGCACCTGTGGGCGCTCGCCGTGCTCTTCGGCGCCCCCGTCCTGAGCTCCCTGGCGGTCTGCGTCGGCGGCTTCGCCCTCGCCACGGTCGCCGGAAGCCTCGCCTTCGTCCTGCCGGACGGCTGGGGAGCCCGCGAACTCGTCCTGCTCGCACCACTGGCCGCGGTCATGTCACCGGCCGCCGCCACGGCCACGGTCATCGCCAGCCGGCTCGTCTGCGTGCTCAGCGAGGTGGCCGCCACCGGCGCGGCCCTGCTCCTGGCCCGCCTCGCGGGCCCGGCCCCGACCGTCCCGGCCCCGACGCCCGAGACCTCCACCGGCCCGGCCGCCATCACCGTCGCCCCGGCCGCCCCGGCCGCCCCGGCCGCCCCGGCCGCACCGACGACCCCGGCCGCACCGGCCCCGACGCCCGAGGCTTCCGCCGCTCCCGCTCCCGCTCCCGCCCCCACCGCCATTCCCCGACCCGCGCTCCAGAAAGGAGCACCGTGA